One genomic segment of Pseudomonas chlororaphis subsp. aurantiaca includes these proteins:
- the puuE gene encoding allantoinase PuuE: MSADYPRDLIGYGSNPPHPHWPGNARIALSFVLNYEEGGERNILHGDKESEAFLSEMVAAQPLQGERNMSMESLYEYGSRAGVWRILKLFKEFDIPLTIFAVAMAAQRHPDVIRAMVEAGHEICSHGYRWIDYQYMDEAQEREHMLEAIRILTEITGERPLGWYTGRTGPNTRRLVMEEGGFLYDCDTYDDDLPYWETNNPTGKAHLVIPYTLDTNDMRFTQVQGFNKGDDFYQYLKDAFDVLYAEGAEAPKMLSIGLHCRLIGRPARLAALKRFIEYAKGHDQVWFTRRVDIARHWQQTHPFPGAAK; the protein is encoded by the coding sequence GTGAGCGCTGACTACCCACGCGACCTGATCGGTTACGGCTCCAACCCTCCTCACCCTCACTGGCCGGGCAATGCCCGCATCGCCCTGTCGTTCGTGCTCAATTACGAAGAAGGCGGCGAGCGCAATATCCTGCACGGCGACAAGGAGTCGGAAGCCTTCCTTTCGGAAATGGTCGCCGCCCAGCCCCTGCAGGGCGAACGCAACATGAGCATGGAATCGCTGTACGAGTATGGCAGCCGTGCCGGCGTCTGGCGGATCCTCAAGCTGTTCAAGGAATTCGACATTCCGCTGACCATCTTCGCCGTGGCCATGGCCGCCCAGCGCCATCCGGACGTGATCCGCGCCATGGTCGAAGCCGGCCACGAGATCTGCAGCCACGGCTACCGCTGGATCGACTACCAGTACATGGACGAAGCCCAGGAACGCGAGCACATGCTCGAGGCGATCCGCATCCTCACCGAAATCACCGGTGAACGCCCGCTGGGCTGGTACACCGGCCGCACCGGCCCGAACACCCGGCGCCTGGTGATGGAAGAAGGCGGCTTCCTCTATGACTGCGACACCTACGACGACGACCTGCCCTACTGGGAAACCAACAACCCGACCGGCAAGGCGCACCTGGTGATCCCCTATACCCTGGACACCAACGACATGCGCTTCACCCAGGTCCAGGGCTTCAACAAGGGCGACGACTTCTACCAGTACCTCAAGGATGCCTTCGACGTGCTGTACGCCGAAGGCGCCGAGGCGCCGAAGATGCTGTCCATCGGCCTGCACTGCCGCCTGATCGGCCGCCCGGCGCGCCTGGCCGCCCTGAAGCGCTTTATCGAGTACGCCAAGGGTCACGATCAGGTCTGGTTCACCCGCCGCGTGGACATCGCCCGCCACTGGCAGCAAACCCACCCGTTCCCGGGGGCTGCGAAATGA
- a CDS encoding MarR family transcriptional regulator → MLDLKNQTTQQAAMEAFFFGYQAFTAKADEMLERRGLSRVHQRIVFFIARYPGLSVKELLTALGVSKQALNIPLRQLMEMHLVNSVASQSDKRKRLLELTEDGARFEQSLRREQVKLLQRVFAEAGEAAVDGWLAVNKALGENR, encoded by the coding sequence ATGCTTGACCTTAAAAACCAGACCACGCAACAAGCCGCCATGGAAGCCTTCTTCTTTGGTTACCAGGCGTTCACCGCCAAGGCCGACGAAATGCTCGAGCGCCGCGGCCTGAGTCGCGTGCACCAGCGCATTGTGTTTTTCATTGCCCGCTATCCGGGGCTGAGCGTGAAGGAACTGCTCACGGCACTGGGCGTGAGCAAGCAGGCGCTGAACATTCCGCTGCGCCAATTGATGGAGATGCACCTGGTCAACAGCGTTGCCTCGCAGAGCGACAAGCGCAAACGCTTGCTGGAGCTGACCGAGGACGGTGCGCGCTTTGAGCAATCGCTGCGGCGCGAGCAGGTGAAACTGCTGCAACGGGTGTTCGCCGAGGCCGGCGAGGCGGCGGTGGATGGCTGGCTGGCGGTGAACAAGGCCCTGGGCGAAAACCGCTGA
- the uraD gene encoding 2-oxo-4-hydroxy-4-carboxy-5-ureidoimidazoline decarboxylase, protein MSTFQTLKPSTLSRDAFVKAFADIYEHSPWVAEKAFDLGQDASIDRIDVLHQRMSDILLSADHQSQLALINAHPDLAGKAAVQGQLTEASTHEQAGAGIHQCTAEEFQRFTELNEAYKAKFKFPFIMAVKGSNRHQILAAFEARIHNSVDTEFRCALAEINKIALFRLLTL, encoded by the coding sequence ATGAGCACCTTCCAAACCCTGAAACCCTCGACCCTGAGCCGCGACGCCTTCGTCAAAGCCTTCGCCGATATCTACGAACATTCGCCATGGGTCGCCGAAAAGGCCTTCGACCTGGGCCAGGACGCGTCGATCGACCGAATCGACGTCCTGCACCAGCGCATGAGCGACATCCTGTTGAGCGCCGATCACCAGAGCCAGTTGGCCCTGATCAACGCTCACCCGGACCTGGCCGGCAAAGCCGCCGTCCAGGGTCAACTGACCGAAGCCAGCACCCATGAACAGGCTGGCGCCGGTATTCACCAATGCACGGCCGAAGAGTTCCAGCGCTTCACCGAGCTGAACGAGGCCTACAAGGCCAAGTTCAAGTTTCCCTTCATCATGGCGGTAAAAGGCAGCAACCGGCATCAGATCCTCGCGGCGTTCGAAGCACGCATCCACAACTCGGTGGACACCGAATTCCGGTGCGCGCTGGCGGAGATCAACAAGATCGCGCTGTTCCGATTACTGACTCTCTAG
- a CDS encoding aminotransferase-like domain-containing protein, producing MAFSERVSRLKSSLIREILAAAQRPQVMSFAGGLPAEAMLPKTDWQAMPVSMGQYGMSEGEPQLREALAAQARALGVPCEASQVLVVSGSQQTLDLAAKLYIDKGTEIMLEAPTYLAALQIFQLFGADCLTVPLQADGPDLAQLRARLEQHRPAFIYLIPTFQNPSAVRYSEAKRDAVAALLDEFGVTLIEDEPYRELTFDGGSATPIVGRLRKASWIYTGTVSKTLLPGLRVGYLIASPDLFLHLLRLKQSADLHTNRVGQWQALQWIGTEQYQRHLGELRDFYRVRRDGFQAALQRHFGDLADWQVPQGGLFFWLTLKQPLDTRTLLKAALEQDVAFMPGEPFFSEPDRNPGHLRLNFSHIDPARLDEGLKRLATVVRQAQAAQAA from the coding sequence ATGGCCTTCTCCGAACGTGTTTCGCGTCTTAAAAGCTCACTGATCCGTGAAATCCTTGCCGCCGCGCAGCGTCCGCAAGTGATGTCGTTCGCCGGGGGCCTGCCCGCCGAAGCGATGCTGCCGAAGACCGATTGGCAGGCGATGCCGGTGTCCATGGGCCAATACGGCATGAGCGAGGGCGAGCCACAGCTGCGCGAGGCCCTGGCGGCGCAGGCCCGGGCGCTGGGCGTGCCGTGCGAGGCGAGCCAGGTGCTGGTGGTCAGCGGGTCTCAGCAGACCCTCGATCTGGCGGCCAAGTTGTACATCGACAAGGGCACCGAGATCATGCTGGAAGCGCCGACCTACCTGGCGGCGCTGCAGATCTTCCAGTTGTTCGGCGCCGATTGCCTGACCGTGCCGCTTCAGGCCGATGGGCCGGACCTGGCGCAATTGCGCGCCCGCCTGGAGCAGCATCGGCCCGCGTTCATCTACCTGATCCCGACCTTCCAGAATCCTTCGGCGGTGCGCTACAGCGAGGCCAAGCGCGATGCCGTGGCGGCGTTGCTCGACGAGTTCGGAGTGACCCTGATCGAGGACGAGCCTTACCGCGAGCTGACTTTTGATGGCGGCAGCGCCACGCCCATTGTCGGGCGCCTGCGCAAGGCCAGCTGGATCTACACCGGTACCGTGTCGAAGACGCTGCTGCCAGGGCTGCGGGTCGGTTACCTGATCGCCAGCCCGGACCTGTTTCTCCATCTGCTGCGGTTGAAGCAGTCGGCGGACCTGCACACCAACCGTGTCGGCCAATGGCAGGCGCTGCAATGGATAGGTACCGAGCAGTATCAGCGGCACCTGGGCGAGTTGCGCGATTTCTACCGGGTGCGCCGCGATGGTTTTCAAGCTGCCCTGCAGCGTCATTTCGGCGATCTGGCCGACTGGCAGGTGCCCCAGGGTGGGCTGTTTTTCTGGTTGACCTTGAAACAGCCGCTGGACACCCGCACTTTGCTGAAAGCGGCGCTGGAGCAGGATGTGGCATTCATGCCGGGCGAACCCTTCTTCTCCGAGCCGGACCGCAATCCAGGTCACCTGCGGTTGAATTTCAGTCATATCGATCCGGCGCGTCTGGACGAAGGTCTCAAGCGGCTGGCCACCGTGGTACGTCAAGCACAGGCTGCACAGGCAGCCTAA
- a CDS encoding LysE family translocator, whose amino-acid sequence MSVETWLLFSGAALVVILIPGPLSLLMISNSLNYGLRRSYPAFLGGVFASICLLSASALGLGALLLASEQLFSALKIVGALYLFYLAWQSWQQSRQPSLGAEVPEAAPKPRFRALFGRAFVLGASNPKDILFFAAFLPQFLSAEQPFLPQLLIMIVTWTLLDLLCKLAYGLGAHGAARYLRSGKGQSWFNRVSAGLFSGAGAASLLSR is encoded by the coding sequence ATGAGCGTGGAAACCTGGCTGCTGTTCAGCGGCGCGGCACTGGTGGTGATACTGATTCCGGGCCCGCTGTCCCTGCTGATGATCAGCAACAGTCTGAATTACGGTTTGCGCCGGTCCTACCCGGCGTTTCTCGGCGGCGTGTTTGCCTCGATCTGCCTGCTGAGCGCCTCGGCCCTGGGCCTGGGCGCCCTGCTGCTGGCTTCGGAGCAGCTGTTCAGCGCCCTGAAAATCGTCGGTGCGCTGTACCTGTTCTATCTCGCCTGGCAAAGCTGGCAGCAATCGCGGCAGCCCTCCCTGGGCGCCGAAGTGCCCGAGGCCGCACCGAAACCGCGCTTTCGCGCACTGTTCGGGCGCGCTTTTGTACTGGGCGCCAGTAATCCGAAAGACATTCTGTTCTTCGCCGCGTTTCTGCCGCAGTTTCTCAGTGCCGAACAACCCTTCCTGCCGCAGCTGCTGATCATGATCGTCACCTGGACCCTGCTCGACCTGCTGTGCAAGCTGGCTTACGGTCTGGGCGCCCATGGCGCGGCGCGTTACCTGCGCAGCGGCAAGGGCCAGAGCTGGTTCAACCGGGTCAGCGCCGGGCTGTTCAGCGGCGCGGGTGCTGCGTCGCTGTTGAGCCGCTGA
- a CDS encoding glutathione S-transferase family protein, which yields MYKVYGDYRSGNCYKVKLMLNLLGQPYEWHAVDILNGDTQTEAFLAKNPNGKIPVLELEDGTCLWESNAILNFLADSSEFLPSEPRLRTQVLQWQFFEQYSHEPYIAVARFIQLYLGMPQERLHEYEKLQKRGYKALDVMEHQLARTPYLVGEQYSIADIALYAYTHVAHEGDFDLARYPAIQAWMQRVESHPRHVGMLD from the coding sequence ATGTACAAGGTTTATGGGGATTACCGGTCCGGCAATTGCTACAAGGTCAAGCTGATGCTCAATCTGCTGGGCCAGCCTTACGAGTGGCACGCCGTGGACATCTTGAACGGGGATACGCAGACCGAGGCGTTTCTGGCGAAGAACCCCAACGGCAAGATCCCGGTGCTGGAGCTGGAAGACGGCACCTGCCTGTGGGAATCGAACGCGATTCTCAACTTCCTCGCCGATAGCAGCGAATTCCTGCCGAGCGAGCCGCGTTTACGCACGCAAGTGCTGCAATGGCAGTTTTTCGAGCAATACAGCCATGAGCCGTACATTGCCGTGGCGCGTTTCATCCAGCTTTATCTGGGGATGCCGCAAGAGCGCCTTCACGAATACGAGAAACTGCAAAAGCGCGGCTACAAGGCCCTGGACGTGATGGAGCATCAACTGGCGCGCACGCCGTATCTGGTGGGCGAGCAGTATTCGATTGCCGATATCGCGCTCTATGCCTACACCCATGTCGCCCATGAAGGTGATTTCGACCTGGCGCGCTACCCGGCGATCCAGGCCTGGATGCAACGGGTGGAAAGCCATCCGCGGCATGTCGGGATGCTCGACTGA
- the uraH gene encoding hydroxyisourate hydrolase, which produces MGRLTTHVLDAAHGCPGSAIKVELYRVEGAQLELVASALTNSDGRCDAPLLQGDDYRTGVYQLQFHAGDYYRARGVQLPEPAFLDVVVLRFGISAEQEHYHVPLLISPYSYSTYRGS; this is translated from the coding sequence ATGGGACGTTTGACTACACACGTGTTGGATGCCGCGCATGGCTGCCCAGGCAGCGCCATCAAGGTCGAGTTGTACCGGGTCGAAGGTGCGCAGTTGGAACTGGTCGCCAGTGCCCTGACCAACAGCGATGGCCGCTGCGATGCGCCGTTGCTGCAAGGCGATGACTACCGCACGGGGGTATACCAGCTGCAATTCCATGCCGGCGATTACTACCGTGCTCGCGGCGTACAACTGCCCGAGCCGGCGTTTCTCGATGTGGTGGTGCTGCGTTTCGGCATCTCGGCCGAACAGGAGCATTACCACGTACCACTGCTGATCTCGCCCTACAGCTATTCGACCTATAGAGGAAGCTAG
- a CDS encoding NCS2 family permease codes for MESRKSEAPTLELSPPLNSGWLERIFKLRLHGTTVKTELIAGLTTFITMAYIIFVNPNIMADAGIDHGAAFVATCIAAALGCLLMGLYANWPVGLAPGMGLNAFFTYTVVGTMGYNWETALGAVFVSGVLFMFLTFSRIREWLLNSIPASLRFAMGAGVGLFLGLIGLKTAGIVVDSPATLIKLGSLREPGPLLAAICFLMIAVLSYHRVFGAILISIITVTLAGWGLGLVHYEGIMSAPPSLAPTWMAMDVAGVFNVSMISVVLAFLFVHMFDTAGTLMGVAQRAGLVNPDGKIENLSRALKADSASSVFGAVVGVPPVTSYVESAAGVAAGGRTGLTALTVGVLFIAAMFFAPLAGMIPAYATAGALIYVAMLMMGGMAHIDWEEATDSIPAIVTAIMMPLTFSVADGIALGFITYVALKAGTGKYKEISISLWVLCAIFIAKFIFL; via the coding sequence GTGGAAAGCCGCAAATCCGAAGCCCCTACGCTGGAACTCTCGCCGCCGCTGAACAGTGGCTGGCTGGAGCGCATCTTCAAACTCAGGTTGCATGGCACCACGGTGAAGACCGAGCTGATCGCCGGTCTGACAACCTTCATCACCATGGCCTACATCATCTTCGTCAACCCCAACATCATGGCCGACGCCGGCATCGACCACGGCGCGGCATTCGTCGCCACCTGCATCGCCGCCGCCCTGGGTTGCCTGTTGATGGGGCTGTACGCCAACTGGCCGGTAGGCCTGGCGCCCGGCATGGGGCTGAACGCCTTTTTCACCTACACCGTGGTCGGAACCATGGGCTACAACTGGGAAACCGCCCTCGGTGCGGTGTTCGTGTCCGGCGTGCTGTTCATGTTCCTGACCTTCTCGCGGATCCGCGAATGGCTGCTCAACAGCATTCCGGCCAGCCTGCGCTTCGCCATGGGCGCCGGCGTGGGCCTGTTCCTCGGGCTGATCGGCTTGAAGACCGCGGGCATCGTGGTCGATAGCCCGGCCACCCTGATCAAGCTCGGCTCCCTGCGCGAACCCGGCCCGCTGCTGGCGGCGATCTGCTTCCTGATGATTGCCGTGCTCAGCTATCACCGGGTGTTCGGTGCGATCCTCATCAGCATCATCACCGTGACCCTGGCTGGCTGGGGCCTGGGCCTGGTGCACTACGAGGGCATCATGTCGGCCCCGCCGAGCCTGGCACCGACCTGGATGGCCATGGACGTCGCCGGGGTGTTCAACGTCAGCATGATCAGCGTGGTGCTGGCCTTCCTCTTCGTGCACATGTTCGATACCGCCGGCACCCTGATGGGCGTGGCCCAGCGCGCCGGCCTGGTCAACCCCGACGGCAAGATCGAGAACCTCTCCCGCGCCCTGAAGGCGGACAGCGCCTCCAGCGTATTCGGTGCGGTGGTCGGCGTTCCGCCCGTGACCAGCTACGTGGAAAGTGCCGCGGGCGTCGCCGCGGGTGGTCGGACTGGTCTTACCGCATTGACCGTAGGTGTGCTATTTATCGCAGCCATGTTTTTCGCACCGCTGGCTGGCATGATCCCCGCTTATGCCACCGCCGGCGCTCTGATTTATGTGGCAATGCTGATGATGGGCGGCATGGCCCACATCGATTGGGAAGAGGCCACCGACAGCATCCCGGCGATCGTCACCGCAATCATGATGCCGCTGACCTTCTCGGTCGCCGACGGTATCGCCCTGGGCTTCATCACCTACGTGGCCTTGAAGGCCGGGACAGGCAAGTACAAGGAAATCTCCATCAGCCTGTGGGTGCTGTGCGCGATCTTTATCGCCAAGTTCATTTTCTTGTAG